Proteins co-encoded in one Polaromonas vacuolata genomic window:
- the hisD gene encoding histidinol dehydrogenase yields the protein MTLVATPVRLSTSAANFEADFKARLHWSADTDAAIEQRVADILADVKVRGDAAVLDYTARFDALEVFDMNSLELTQAELKAAFESLPTAQRDALQAAASRVRSYHQAQKKASGESWSYKDEDGTLLGQKVTPLDRVGIYVPGGKAAYPSSVLMNAIPAHVAGVAEIIMVVPTPRGEKNALVLAAAYVAGVSRAFTIGGAQAVAALAYGTATIPAVDKITGPGNAYVAAAKRRVFGTVGIDMIAGPSEILVLADGSTPADWVAMDLFSQAEHDELAQSILLCPDAAYIDAVQEAITRLLPSMPRAEIIAKSLNGRGALIHTRSMQEACEISNRIAPEHLEISSNEPHRWEPLIRHAGAIFLGAYTSESLGDYCAGPNHVLPTSGTARFSSPLGVYDFQKRSSLIEVSQAGAQILGKIAAELAYGEGLQAHAMAAEMRLID from the coding sequence ATGACTCTAGTCGCCACACCTGTTCGCCTTTCAACATCTGCTGCAAATTTTGAAGCTGACTTCAAAGCCCGCCTGCATTGGTCGGCGGATACCGACGCGGCGATAGAGCAGCGGGTAGCTGATATTTTGGCTGACGTCAAAGTGCGTGGTGACGCCGCTGTTTTAGATTACACCGCGCGCTTTGATGCGCTCGAAGTGTTTGATATGAACAGCTTGGAGCTCACCCAGGCCGAGCTCAAAGCTGCGTTCGAGTCCCTTCCCACCGCCCAGCGCGACGCACTTCAAGCCGCAGCCAGCCGCGTGCGCAGCTATCACCAAGCGCAGAAAAAGGCCAGTGGTGAGAGCTGGAGTTATAAGGACGAAGACGGCACCTTGCTAGGCCAAAAGGTCACGCCGCTAGACCGCGTAGGAATTTATGTGCCCGGTGGCAAGGCCGCTTATCCGTCCTCGGTTTTGATGAACGCGATACCCGCGCATGTCGCCGGGGTTGCTGAAATCATCATGGTCGTGCCCACGCCGCGCGGCGAGAAAAATGCCTTGGTGTTGGCCGCCGCCTATGTAGCCGGTGTTAGCCGCGCTTTCACCATTGGTGGCGCACAGGCGGTTGCCGCACTGGCTTATGGAACTGCGACGATTCCAGCGGTCGACAAAATCACCGGCCCGGGGAACGCCTATGTCGCAGCGGCCAAACGTCGGGTGTTTGGCACGGTTGGCATAGATATGATTGCCGGCCCGTCAGAGATTTTGGTGTTGGCAGACGGCAGCACACCGGCCGACTGGGTAGCGATGGACTTGTTCAGTCAAGCCGAGCACGACGAGTTAGCGCAAAGCATTTTGTTATGCCCGGACGCCGCCTATATTGACGCGGTGCAAGAGGCGATTACGCGTTTGCTGCCGAGCATGCCGCGCGCTGAAATCATTGCCAAATCGCTGAACGGTCGCGGTGCTTTAATCCACACCCGCAGCATGCAAGAGGCCTGCGAGATCAGCAATCGGATTGCGCCTGAACACTTAGAAATCTCTAGCAACGAGCCGCACCGCTGGGAGCCCTTGATACGCCACGCCGGTGCGATTTTTCTGGGTGCTTACACCAGCGAATCTCTGGGTGACTATTGCGCCGGCCCTAACCATGTGCTGCCCACCAGCGGCACAGCGCGCTTTTCCAGCCCGCTCGGTGTTTACGATTTTCAAAAGCGCTCTAGCCTGATTGAAGTCAGTCAGGCCGGCGCCCAGATACTCGGCAAGATCGCCGCTGAGCTAGCCTATGGCGAAGGCTTGCAAGCCCATGCTATGGCAGCCGAAATGCGCTTGATTGACTAA